A stretch of Dromaius novaehollandiae isolate bDroNov1 chromosome 8, bDroNov1.hap1, whole genome shotgun sequence DNA encodes these proteins:
- the TNFSF4 gene encoding tumor necrosis factor ligand superfamily member 4 → MDGQSVVEPRRQEHQMDLEREPAEDEWKSWQRGQLRRNTLHLVSAAAQWILLFACLIYLGIDALQLSTSQSDEVPWTYIQYTGESVEGTAMNLSAETGSIHIRNGSLMITCDGLYLVSLKGLISFPDLERNDSLKLILGKKDNKTSKTLWEQTLEDNGKTVDLITMLYLFAQDNVALWTNTNATVKGLSFSLVLLSPIFYCLL, encoded by the exons ATGGACGGACAGTCAGTCGTGGAGCCGAGAAGGCAAGAGCATCAGATGGATCTCGAAAGGGAACCTGCAGAGGATGAGTGGAagagctggcagaggggccagctGAGGAGGAACACACTGCACCTCGTGTCTGCTGCTGCTCAGTGGATATTACTGTTCGCCTGCTTGATCTACCTTGGTATAGATGCTCTGCAACTCTCAACG TCTCAGAGCGACGAAGTCCCGTGGACCTACATCCAGTACACAG GTGAAAGTGTCGAAGGAACTGCCATGAATCTCAGTGCTGAGACAGGCTCTATTCATATCAGAAATGGTTCCCTCATGATCACGTGCGATGGCCTCTACCTAGTGTCCTTGAAGGGTCTTATCAGTTTTCCTGATCTGGAGAGAAACGACTCACTGAAGCTGATACTGGGGAAGAAAGATAACAAAACCAGCAAGACCCTCTGGGAGCAAACTCTCGAGGACAATGGCAAGACAGTAGATCTCATCACGATGCTGTACTTGTTTGCTCAAGATAACGTTGCCCTGTGGACCAACACAAATGCTACTGTCAAGGGTTTGTCATTTAGCCTTGTGTTACTAAGTCCCATCTTCTACTGCTTGCTGTAG